One Verrucomicrobiota bacterium DNA segment encodes these proteins:
- a CDS encoding glycosyltransferase family 2 protein — MNAFKSASIILPVLNETYSLRQTVDIIESACANDVGEYIIVVCERTKAESLLVCREIVTQLAGKCSLHFQKRPFVGGAIRDGFDLARGSHVVMMSTDLETDPALVKTLIAMAKEYPEGIATASRWVKGGQFEGYHPIKLAANFLFQKMFSVLYGTRLSDLTYAYRIFPTALVHRIAWEELKHPFFLETALKPLRLGVTIREIPAVWRARTEGESVNPFMANFTYFKIAIRTRFRRTQDIVCQ, encoded by the coding sequence ATGAACGCCTTCAAATCGGCATCCATTATCCTGCCAGTATTGAACGAAACCTATTCGTTGCGGCAGACGGTGGATATCATCGAGTCGGCGTGTGCGAACGACGTAGGGGAGTATATTATTGTCGTCTGCGAGCGCACCAAGGCGGAAAGCCTCTTGGTTTGCCGGGAAATCGTAACCCAACTGGCTGGCAAATGCTCGTTACATTTTCAAAAACGACCCTTTGTGGGCGGGGCGATTCGCGATGGGTTTGATTTGGCACGAGGCAGCCATGTGGTCATGATGTCCACCGACCTTGAAACCGATCCCGCGCTGGTAAAGACCCTCATCGCCATGGCAAAGGAATACCCGGAGGGCATCGCGACCGCGTCTCGCTGGGTAAAGGGCGGACAGTTTGAAGGTTATCATCCGATCAAGTTGGCTGCCAACTTCCTTTTCCAGAAAATGTTTTCGGTGCTTTACGGCACCCGGCTATCCGATTTGACGTATGCCTATCGGATTTTCCCGACCGCACTGGTACATCGCATCGCTTGGGAAGAACTCAAACATCCATTTTTTTTGGAAACGGCGCTCAAGCCTTTACGGCTTGGGGTTACCATTCGTGAAATTCCTGCGGTTTGGCGCGCGCGCACCGAAGGGGAATCAGTCAATCCGTTTATGGCCAACTTTACCTATTTTAAAATTGCCATCCGCACACGGTTTCGCCGCACCCAAGACATTGTCTGCCAATGA
- a CDS encoding VTT domain-containing protein has translation MIQPFIDSFRDIHSAWFIAVMVFLPLVGFPISPFWILAGIRFGPVMGILVSVFALAANDAIAYQMASRWLKRPIQTWLAKRAYRLPQMNDGGEIRLLLICRLTPGFPLPAQNYLLGCSGIHFVRYLVWSLPLQAVWAIAFVVFGDAVTRSNIWPFVLAASLLIVVALVIAMLRSHLLPPKAPDINAFTPQTKV, from the coding sequence ATGATCCAGCCGTTCATTGACAGTTTTCGGGATATCCATTCGGCCTGGTTTATCGCCGTCATGGTGTTCCTACCGCTGGTTGGTTTTCCGATCAGCCCGTTTTGGATACTGGCAGGTATTCGCTTTGGACCGGTGATGGGCATACTCGTATCCGTCTTTGCCTTGGCGGCCAATGATGCCATTGCCTACCAAATGGCGTCGCGCTGGCTCAAACGGCCCATCCAGACCTGGCTGGCGAAGCGCGCATACCGGTTGCCGCAGATGAATGACGGTGGTGAAATCAGGCTATTACTAATTTGCCGCTTAACCCCGGGGTTTCCCCTGCCCGCCCAAAACTACCTGCTGGGGTGCTCGGGGATTCACTTTGTCCGCTACCTGGTTTGGTCACTTCCCCTGCAAGCAGTCTGGGCAATTGCCTTTGTGGTCTTCGGAGACGCCGTAACCCGATCAAACATCTGGCCGTTTGTCTTGGCCGCCAGTTTACTGATCGTGGTTGCCCTGGTCATTGCCATGCTCCGCAGCCATTTACTGCCACCCAAGGCTCCGGATATAAATGCTTTTACACCCCAGACCAAAGTTTGA